The following are encoded together in the Zingiber officinale cultivar Zhangliang chromosome 8A, Zo_v1.1, whole genome shotgun sequence genome:
- the LOC122008226 gene encoding endochitinase EP3-like — protein MPIPESNQMPLLVVCLLFAGMAAAAAQNCGCSANLCCSRFGYCGTGDDYCGTGCQQGPCYSSPNNGVSVAGIVTQSFFDGIINQAARSCAGRRFYTRSAFLTAAGYYSQFGRTGSAADSRREIAAFFAHVTHETGHFCYIEEINGASQNYCDTSRTDWPCVSGRNYYGRGPLQLTWNYNYGAAGQAIGFDGLRAPETVANNAVISFRTALWFWMNNCHNSITSGQGFGATIRAINGALECNGRNTATVNARVGYYRDYCRQLGVDPGNNLTC, from the exons ATGCCTATCCCCGAATCTAACCAAATGCCGTTGCTGGTCGTCTGCCTCCTTTTCGCCGGAATGGCGGCCGCCGCGGCCCAGAACTGCGGCTGCTCTGCCAACCTCTGCTGCAGCAGATTTGGCTACTGCGGCACCGGCGACGACTACTGCGGCACCGGATGCCAGCAGGGCCCCTGTTACTCCTCCCCGAACAACGGCGTTTCCGTCGCTGGCATCGTGACGCAGAGCTTCTTCGACGGCATCATCAACCAGGCAGCCAGAAGCTGCGCCGGCAGGAGGTTCTACACCCGCAGCGCTTTCCTGACCGCCGCCGGCTACTACTCCCAGTTCGGCCGCACCGGTTCAGCCGCCGACTCCCGGCGCGAGATCGCCGCTTTCTTCGCCCACGTCACGCACGAGACCGGAC ACTTCTGCTACATCGAAGAGATCAACGGCGCGTCGCAAAACTACTGCGACACGAGCCGCACTGATTGGCCGTGCGTCTCCGGCCGCAACTACTACGGCCGCGGCCCCCTCCAACTGACCTGGAACTACAACTACGGCGCCGCCGGCCAGGCGATCGGCTTCGACGGCCTCCGTGCGCCGGAGACAGTGGCAAACAACGCCGTCATCTCCTTCAGGACCGCTCTCTGGTTCTGGATGAACAACTGCCACAACAGCATCACCTCCGGCCAAGGGTTCGGCGCCACCATCCGAGCGATCAACGGTGCCCTGGAGTGCAACGGCCGCAACACGGCGACGGTCAACGCTCGCGTCGGCTACTACAGGGATTACTGCCGTCAGCTCGGCGTTGACCCCGGTAATAATCTCACTTGCTGA